A DNA window from Camelina sativa cultivar DH55 chromosome 13, Cs, whole genome shotgun sequence contains the following coding sequences:
- the LOC104736796 gene encoding uncharacterized protein LOC104736796, which produces MVLRSSISNTRKFFQKTIDNFKLFFSNDGTYHKLPKTPNINAHHHPKSNIITPTSSTHKQFQPKPKDYVTTKRSLTLEPRRGDRDKTLLSQPKVNLVRRKLKEMEKMMNNDIISDERYISDVREFLHCYSCLRYTAYRDVVDHFFMEVYSDFFSPHHHLEHTREAVQRRHPTVVRVGSYGDHQN; this is translated from the coding sequence atggtTCTAAGAAGCTCAATCTCCAACACAAGAAAGTTCTTCCAAAAAACTATTGACAACTTCAAGTTATTTTTCTCCAACGATGGTACTTATCACAAACTACCCAAAACACCTAACATTAATGCACATCATCATCCAAAGTCCAACATCATCACACCAACATCATCCACACACAAACAGTTTCAACCGAAACCCAAAGACTATGTGACTACAAAAAGATCTTTGACTCTAGAACCGAGAAGAGGAGACAGAGACAAGACACTACTTTCCCAACCAAAGGTGAATCTTGTTCGTCGAAAGCtaaaggagatggagaagatgatgaataatGATATAATAAGCGATGAGCGTTATATCTCAGATGTAAGAGAGTTTTTGCATTGCTACTCTTGCCTTCGTTACACTGCTTACCGCGACGTGGTTGACCATTTTTTCATGGAGGTCTACTCTGATTTCTTTAGCCCTCATCATCATCTCGAGCACACCCGAGAGGCTGTACAAAGAAGGCATCCAACGGTGGTTCGAGTTGGATCCTACGGTGACCATCAAAACTGA